Proteins found in one Arthrobacter sp. U41 genomic segment:
- a CDS encoding type II toxin-antitoxin system PemK/MazF family toxin, translating into MAWNLRSISNAVRSTLRFLEGRSGSAPGRSITRSGTKQSGRPGTSGGRPANGQAAAGLTGSYPGDFRGTAKVSYAPSPNGRPEPGEVVWTWVPYEEDHSRGKDRPVLLVGSSGRFLLGLMLTSKDHDGDARRADDYVDIGTGPWDRQGRPSEAKLDRILQINPEDVRREGAILATGRFRLIAAALQSRHGWR; encoded by the coding sequence ATGGCTTGGAACTTGCGCTCGATCAGCAATGCAGTCCGCAGTACTTTGCGCTTCCTGGAGGGGCGTTCCGGCTCGGCGCCCGGCAGGTCCATTACCCGTTCCGGGACAAAGCAGTCCGGGCGGCCGGGCACGAGCGGCGGACGCCCGGCTAATGGGCAAGCCGCCGCCGGCCTGACCGGTAGCTATCCCGGCGACTTCCGGGGAACGGCGAAGGTCAGCTACGCACCCTCCCCCAACGGCCGCCCCGAGCCGGGCGAGGTCGTCTGGACGTGGGTGCCCTATGAAGAGGACCATTCCCGGGGCAAGGACCGCCCGGTGCTGCTGGTGGGCAGCAGCGGCCGTTTTCTGCTCGGGCTTATGCTGACCAGCAAGGACCACGACGGCGACGCACGCCGGGCGGATGACTACGTTGACATCGGCACCGGCCCCTGGGACCGCCAGGGGCGCCCCAGCGAAGCGAAACTGGACCGCATCCTGCAGATCAACCCGGAGGATGTCCGGCGCGAAGGCGCCATCCTTGCCACCGGAAGGTTCCGCCTCATCGCCGCCGCCCTGCAGTCCCGCCACGGCTGGCGCTGA
- a CDS encoding aldo/keto reductase — MTIKRRASPSRAIDRYRSIQVALAWVLRNPAVTAPIVGATKTNHLTDAAAALDIRLTDEQAHTLEKAYTASQPATDQSTAYGAPATGRRTPRTVLLPPARRRASRVPPPGLRSSGGR, encoded by the coding sequence ATGACCATCAAACGCCGTGCAAGTCCATCCCGCGCGATTGACAGATATAGAAGCATCCAAGTCGCGCTGGCATGGGTGCTTCGCAACCCTGCCGTGACCGCCCCGATTGTGGGAGCCACCAAAACCAACCACCTCACGGACGCCGCCGCAGCCCTCGACATTCGACTCACCGACGAACAAGCACACACGCTCGAAAAGGCCTACACCGCGAGCCAACCGGCTACTGACCAAAGCACCGCGTACGGGGCACCGGCAACAGGTCGTCGCACACCGCGAACTGTCCTCCTGCCTCCAGCACGACGACGCGCATCCCGCGTTCCGCCTCCCGGTCTCCGGTCCTCGGGCGGCAGGTGA
- the rpsT gene encoding 30S ribosomal protein S20: protein MANIKSQKKRILTNEKARLRNNAVKSELKTAIRAVNTAVESTDKDAAAVALLSASRKLDKAVSKGVLHKNNAANRKSAISKKVNAL from the coding sequence GTGGCTAATATCAAGTCCCAGAAGAAGCGCATCCTCACCAACGAGAAGGCTCGCCTGCGCAACAACGCAGTCAAGTCCGAGCTGAAGACGGCCATCCGCGCCGTCAACACCGCCGTTGAGTCCACCGACAAGGATGCTGCGGCCGTTGCACTGCTTTCCGCCAGCCGCAAGCTGGACAAGGCTGTCAGCAAGGGCGTTCTCCACAAGAACAACGCTGCAAACCGCAAGTCGGCCATCTCCAAGAAGGTCAACGCGCTCTAA
- the holA gene encoding DNA polymerase III subunit delta: MPAAQTPRARPAASRTATWRDVTPAAVVLVGGPEDYLGSRAMDRIRAQVRAAAPDVEVIRLVAGNYEPGSLAMHVSPSLFGEQKLIEVEGVEGMNDAFLADALKYLNRPEPDAVLVLRHGGGVRGKKLLDAIKAGGWPVVDCQPLKKDADKVAFVASEFKAASRRIDPDAVHALVNAVGAHLAELAAACSQLIADAATAVDSAMVDRYYGGRVEATAFKVADAAMAGNAPLALSTLRHALATGADPVPLVAALASKLRTLAKVAGAQGSSSQIAKQLGMQPWLVEQAQREVRRWTPEGLVRSIQVTAEADAQVKGLSRDPVYAVEHAVTVIAASARR, from the coding sequence GTGCCCGCTGCCCAGACTCCACGTGCCCGGCCCGCGGCATCGAGGACCGCCACCTGGCGCGACGTGACGCCGGCCGCCGTCGTGCTGGTTGGCGGGCCGGAAGACTACCTGGGATCCCGTGCCATGGACCGCATCCGGGCGCAGGTCCGCGCCGCGGCCCCTGACGTCGAAGTCATCAGACTTGTTGCCGGCAACTATGAGCCCGGCTCCCTCGCCATGCATGTCAGCCCGTCCCTCTTTGGCGAGCAGAAGCTCATTGAGGTGGAGGGCGTGGAGGGCATGAACGATGCTTTCCTGGCCGACGCACTCAAGTACCTGAACCGGCCCGAGCCGGACGCTGTGCTGGTCCTCCGCCATGGCGGAGGCGTCCGCGGCAAGAAGCTGCTTGACGCCATCAAGGCGGGCGGGTGGCCGGTTGTGGACTGCCAGCCCTTAAAGAAGGACGCGGACAAGGTTGCCTTCGTGGCGTCCGAGTTCAAGGCCGCGTCCCGGCGCATCGACCCCGACGCCGTGCACGCCCTGGTCAACGCCGTCGGTGCCCACCTGGCCGAACTGGCCGCCGCCTGCAGCCAATTAATCGCCGACGCCGCCACCGCAGTGGACTCCGCCATGGTGGACCGGTATTACGGAGGCCGGGTGGAAGCCACCGCTTTCAAGGTCGCCGATGCCGCGATGGCCGGGAACGCCCCCCTGGCGCTCTCCACCCTGCGCCACGCCCTCGCGACCGGGGCGGACCCGGTTCCGCTGGTGGCAGCCCTTGCGTCGAAACTTCGCACCCTCGCCAAGGTCGCCGGCGCCCAGGGATCCTCGTCCCAGATCGCCAAGCAGTTGGGCATGCAGCCCTGGCTGGTCGAGCAGGCGCAGCGGGAAGTCCGGCGTTGGACTCCCGAGGGGCTCGTACGGTCCATCCAGGTGACCGCGGAAGCCGACGCCCAGGTCAAGGGCCTGTCCCGGGACCCCGTCTACGCCGTGGAACACGCCGTGACAGTGATTGCGGCGTCCGCGCGCCGCTGA
- a CDS encoding ComEC/Rec2 family competence protein, with translation MTAATSQSEFASSAVVIVYRSRSRRRSASESRKRLPGHVVHAVVHTFDSLPWTAALARNSVKRDHRIHPPPFVTVSGANCSLILGALLLAARSLRFRRAFAAALCLLGLGLFVLMVGPDASVLRASVMGAIGLVALAGGRPGRGLSFLCVAVIGLVLAEPALSVSFGFLLSVLATLGIVVTGRPIMKWFPAAVPRWVAAGVAVPLSAQAFCGPVIVLLQPQFSSYALPANMAAAALVVPVTLLGTAAVPLVPLAPVLAAAPLGIAAACASGVGGIARFFAGLPGAVLPWPEGAFGAATMALLSAVCLAAWWLVFHPAQTAGLARAAHRRTVTLLSRMPQSGDGPRTPRGGCRPGLLLRPGRGRLRVCNQTSGRKPQCPLPRLHVPGPRHRGPPPGAT, from the coding sequence ATGACCGCGGCGACCAGCCAGTCGGAGTTCGCCTCGAGTGCGGTAGTGATTGTCTACCGGAGCCGTTCTCGACGGAGGAGTGCATCAGAATCCCGTAAGCGTCTGCCAGGACACGTTGTACATGCGGTGGTGCACACGTTTGATAGCCTGCCCTGGACGGCGGCGCTGGCTCGCAATTCGGTCAAACGTGATCACAGAATTCACCCACCTCCTTTCGTAACAGTCTCTGGCGCCAACTGCAGCCTCATCCTGGGCGCGCTGCTGCTGGCCGCGCGCAGCCTGAGGTTCCGCCGGGCGTTCGCGGCGGCTCTCTGCCTTCTGGGGCTGGGTCTGTTTGTTCTGATGGTTGGCCCGGATGCCAGCGTCCTGCGCGCCTCCGTGATGGGTGCCATCGGGCTGGTGGCACTGGCCGGGGGACGGCCCGGACGGGGCTTGAGCTTCCTGTGCGTTGCCGTGATCGGGCTGGTGCTGGCCGAGCCGGCCCTGTCCGTCAGCTTCGGATTCCTGCTGTCCGTGTTGGCGACCCTCGGCATCGTTGTGACCGGGAGGCCAATTATGAAGTGGTTCCCGGCCGCGGTGCCTCGCTGGGTGGCCGCAGGGGTGGCTGTTCCGTTGTCTGCGCAGGCCTTCTGCGGTCCGGTGATTGTGTTGCTGCAACCGCAGTTCTCGAGCTATGCCCTGCCGGCCAACATGGCCGCCGCGGCCCTCGTCGTCCCCGTCACACTGCTGGGGACCGCGGCAGTCCCGCTGGTGCCGCTGGCCCCGGTCCTCGCCGCCGCTCCGCTGGGCATCGCCGCGGCCTGCGCCAGCGGAGTTGGAGGCATCGCCCGCTTCTTCGCAGGCCTCCCCGGCGCCGTCCTGCCATGGCCGGAGGGAGCTTTCGGCGCCGCCACGATGGCGCTCTTGTCCGCCGTGTGCCTGGCCGCCTGGTGGCTTGTCTTCCACCCCGCCCAAACGGCAGGGCTGGCACGGGCCGCGCACCGGCGAACGGTCACCCTGCTCAGCCGCATGCCACAATCCGGCGATGGCCCGCGGACGCCGCGGGGAGGCTGCCGGCCCGGCTTGTTGCTCCGCCCGGGCCGTGGCAGGCTTAGAGTCTGCAACCAAACTTCCGGGAGGAAACCCCAGTGCCCGCTGCCCAGACTCCACGTGCCCGGCCCGCGGCATCGAGGACCGCCACCTGGCGCGACGTGA